The Chroococcidiopsis sp. TS-821 genome includes a region encoding these proteins:
- a CDS encoding outer membrane protein yields MSTSSALSIALSVSPTYAESQLSISDSTAALNTVSDLEQHSHSAKALELEAASFLPEPAIESRIATEAAFPIYAITQADTSTPELSQFTVSDRWQFSVEPYIFVPLRVQADATVAGRTASIDLGLGNILDFDRAFNAGIRLQAQKNRLGLILDGFYISAQNSGNLGVTFPPNSLPGIGADIPIPVRTSADASLSIRQGLIDLAASYRIVDTTLGDSAAAPKSFPRLVFAPSLGLRINILSQKLEVDDVRINNIPVGNLPLPILLPVNQDFRLNRTTVEPLIGAQIGLDLSERWTVDLRGDVSGFNLNADTNLTWNLLVGAQYQLSPSTSVQLSYRFNGFDFEDGLGLTRAKLNLRQNGLLLGATFHF; encoded by the coding sequence TTGTCTACCAGCAGTGCTTTATCGATCGCGCTTTCAGTGTCACCTACCTATGCAGAAAGCCAATTATCTATTTCTGACTCGACTGCTGCGCTCAACACCGTATCCGATCTAGAACAACATAGTCATTCTGCAAAAGCTCTAGAATTAGAAGCTGCCAGCTTTTTGCCTGAACCGGCAATTGAGTCTCGCATAGCAACAGAAGCAGCCTTCCCAATTTATGCAATTACCCAAGCAGATACTTCTACACCAGAGCTTTCTCAATTCACAGTAAGCGATCGCTGGCAATTTTCCGTCGAACCTTATATTTTTGTTCCCTTGCGAGTTCAAGCTGATGCCACGGTTGCTGGACGGACTGCCTCGATTGATTTGGGATTGGGAAACATTTTAGATTTTGATCGTGCGTTTAATGCTGGAATTCGGTTACAAGCTCAAAAAAATCGATTGGGGCTTATTCTTGACGGTTTCTATATTTCTGCACAGAATAGCGGAAATTTAGGAGTGACGTTTCCTCCAAACAGTTTGCCAGGTATCGGCGCAGATATTCCTATCCCAGTTCGGACAAGTGCCGACGCCAGCTTATCAATCCGCCAAGGGTTAATTGATTTGGCAGCATCCTACCGCATTGTCGATACAACGCTAGGTGATTCAGCAGCAGCGCCAAAATCCTTTCCTCGTCTAGTTTTTGCTCCGAGCCTGGGACTCCGAATTAATATTTTGAGTCAAAAGCTTGAGGTAGATGACGTTCGCATCAACAATATTCCTGTCGGCAATCTTCCACTGCCAATTTTGCTTCCAGTGAACCAAGACTTTCGCCTAAATAGAACGACGGTTGAGCCACTGATTGGCGCACAAATTGGATTAGACCTATCTGAACGTTGGACAGTCGATCTTCGAGGCGATGTGTCTGGGTTTAATCTCAATGCCGATACAAACTTGACCTGGAATCTGCTAGTCGGCGCCCAGTATCAGTTATCTCCAAGCACATCAGTGCAACTTAGCTATCGCTTTAACGGTTTTGATTTTGAGGATGGATTGGGTCTCACGCGAGCCAAATTGAATTTGCGTCAGAATGGGCTGTTACTCGGTGCAACATTCCACTTCTAA